TCGAAAAGAAAAACAGTTTGCTCAAGAAAAAGCTGAGTTAAAATCTGTTTTTATTGCGTCTATTAGTCATGAAATTAGAACACCTATCAATATAATTTTAGGTGCTTCCGATTTACTATCGCAAAGCAATCCAAGCGAGCAACAACAACCGTATATCAATGTACTACAAAATTCAGGTAAAAAATTATCTAGTTTAATTAATGACATATTAGATATTTCAAAAATTGAAGCTGGTAAATTTGAAATCATCAACGATAAAATTCACTTAGATAAACTACTCGACAATATTAAAAATGCATTTATTGCTGTTCATCAAAACAAAGCAGTACAGTTAAAATTTAAAATCAATGATGATGTGCCTTTAGTTATTCAAGGTGATGAAAACAGACTAGAACAAGTTATTACAAATCTTATTAGTAATTCATTAAAATTTACAATTAAAGGAAATATCACCACTACAATCAAACAAAAAAACGAACAATTAATCATTCAAATAAAAGACACAGGAATTGGTATTCCAAAAAATAATTTAAACAATATTTTTGATCATTACGAGCAAGTAAAAAATAAAGAACAACGCAAATACAAAGGCACTGGTTTAGGTTTGTCTATTGTAAAAAAGTTGGTCGAATTAATGCATGGCAATATTCAGGTAAAAAGTAAAGTTGATGTTGGTACTACATTTACCATTCAATTACCTTTAATTGAAATAGATGCTATTGCTACACAAACAGAAAATATCAACGACTTAGCTTTTCTAAAAAACAAAAAGATTTTAATTGTTGATGATACAGAAGAAAACAGATTCATTACCATCAATACACTAATTATCAACGAAAACTCTATTCATTGTTTTGAAGCTGAAAATGGAAAAGTTTGTATTGATTTCTTACAGAAGAATAAACATCATATAGATTTAATTATTATGGATTTAGATATGCCAATAATGAATGGATTTGAAGCTGCTGCTTTTATTAAAAACGATAAACAATTAAAGCATCATAAAATTTTAGGCACAACTGCAAGTCTTATTACCGAAAGTGATTTCGATTATCAATCGCTTGGATTTGATGCCTTTATTCCAAAACCTTTCAACAATAATGAACTGTTAGAAGTCCTCAAAAAAGTTTTATCTAAATAGTACTCATCTTTTTCTGTGATGTCAGAAATTTCTTGCTGACACTTCTGTGATGTCTGAAGTTGCCTTCTGACACTTCAAACCTTATACTTTACTTAGCAAAAAACAAAAATATTTTTACCTACTTTTGTTTAGATGCACAGCAAACTTAAATACATCATATTTATTGGACTAATATCAATTAGCACTACCATAAAATCGCTTTCGTTTAATATACAAGCAGATACTAGTATATTAAATAATACTATAACTAAAATAACTATAAATGATATCCAACAACTCGTCAATCAAACAAAAGAAAATACATTATCTATTAATTCAAAAGTTACTACTGACTATCAAATTCAATTAAGCCAATCAAACGATTTCATTGCAAACATAAACATCAACAACAATGATTTTAAAAACAAATTCGAGTGGACAAAAAACAATACTACGCTCCTTTTAACTGCTAATAGTTATAAAGCATTTTCCGATGGATTATATGCACTTTTACAGGAGCAATTGGGTTTTAAATTTTATCATACCAAAGAACAAATAATTCCAAATAAAATAGAAGAATCACTAATTAATTTTAAATCGTTTAAAGGAGAACAAGTCTTTAGCAAAAATGGTTTTCATTTACATACTATGCATCCAATTGAGTTAACAGAATTTCTGTTAGACGAAACCAAACCCAATGCACTCAACGAAGTAAAACAATACATCGACTGGTTGGCTAGAAACGGACAAAATTATTTCGAGTTCAATTTACTAGAAAGCATCAACAAAGATTCGTGGTTAGCACACGCACAAGCCATTACAAATTATGCACATCAACGAGGCATTTTTTGTGGTGTCGATTTATCTATACACATGATTCAACAAAAAGCATTTCAGCTATACAGTGGTTGGTTCAAACACGATAAAAAAATTATAGACAATGTCAATTGGTTAGCTCAAGCAGGTTTCGATATCTGGAATTTAGAGCTATCATCAACAGAATTTTCACAACAAGATTATAGTAAATTATTAGCACAAGTAGAATTAATACAAAACTTATTAAATAAAAACAATATTGTATTAATGAGTCGAAGTCATGTTGTAAAAGCCAATAAAATGGTATCTAATAACAAAAACGACTTGTACAGTTTGCTCAACAACAAACATGGATTAATGATTCACACGGTAATGTTTTATAGTTTAATAGATGAAGTTGCTCCAGTGTACGAGAACGAAAATCTGCAACACATGCAACAGTTGTTACTACAAGAACAACAAAAACGAACGGTTTGGTATTATCCAGAATCTGCTTATTGGATTACTTTCGACAATAGCGTTCCTATGTTCTTAATGTCATATTTAAAAGCAAGATTAGACGATATTAACTTCTGTGAAACACATCACATAACAGGTCATCTTACCTTTACTTCTGGTTGGGAATGGAACTATTGGCTCATCGATTGGAGCATAGCACGATGGTCTTGGAATTATGAAATAGATAACATAACTATCGATAAATATCCATTACAATACATAAGCGATGTAGTAAAAAATGATACTATATTTAATTATATTAAACAATCATATTTATTACAAGAACGCTATATTAAAGACAGCACACTTATAAAAGTACTCACAGCACAAACCATTACTGATGAAATTGGAGGAAAAATAAATTTAGAATTACATCCACGACCAGAACTTGCCTATAAATACATTAGAAACAAAGCAACACAAGAAGA
Above is a genomic segment from Chitinophagales bacterium containing:
- a CDS encoding tetratricopeptide repeat protein codes for the protein MTKSLKKNDCDKILDTVQQYKQAHNYIEAIELLQKSIYHTDTCNLEYTIKLQAELADLYFIINDYKNSFEIYLEALNNALNNKLYDLSFDLYYIIGRKQLNLWQFKKAIELYEQALNLAERIKNKEKIIEYYINVGNIYNWDEQLDKAFSFLDKAMQQETAIKDNIALTRLYASYAILQRKLKQFEIAESFFIKSIAIAEQYQLDLLIDIKKSYGIMLLDIQQYEEAEEMLLSSIIYIDNTKQKHKKDPSNAAIFEALIKLYKATNKLEQALLFYDKLYECKIELMEKGYSQSNNVFLAKIGLENARKEKQFAQEKAELKSVFIASISHEIRTPINIILGASDLLSQSNPSEQQQPYINVLQNSGKKLSSLINDILDISKIEAGKFEIINDKIHLDKLLDNIKNAFIAVHQNKAVQLKFKINDDVPLVIQGDENRLEQVITNLISNSLKFTIKGNITTTIKQKNEQLIIQIKDTGIGIPKNNLNNIFDHYEQVKNKEQRKYKGTGLGLSIVKKLVELMHGNIQVKSKVDVGTTFTIQLPLIEIDAIATQTENINDLAFLKNKKILIVDDTEENRFITINTLIINENSIHCFEAENGKVCIDFLQKNKHHIDLIIMDLDMPIMNGFEAAAFIKNDKQLKHHKILGTTASLITESDFDYQSLGFDAFIPKPFNNNELLEVLKKVLSK